The proteins below come from a single Rhodothermales bacterium genomic window:
- a CDS encoding sugar phosphate isomerase/epimerase family protein, translating to MKLGFVSAILPELSLKDVLTFAAQEGYDCVEVMCWPAGKAERRYAGVTHIDVTAFGKKEAKAVQQLVADTGVTISGLGYYPNPLCPDEDEGSVYAEHIKKVIDASARLEIGVANTFIGRDWTKTVDENWPRFKKVWKPLIKHAEKRGVRVAIENCPMSFTRDEWPGGKNLAHSPAIWRRMFDDISSDSFGLNYDPSHMILQHMDYLKPMREFAGKLFHIHAKDARIDRHRLDDVGVFAFPNQFHTPKLPGLGDVDWGQFVATLGDTGYRGAVCVEVEDRAFEGSLEARKAALRQSHAYLRQFIPKW from the coding sequence ATGAAACTAGGATTCGTCAGCGCCATCCTGCCGGAGCTCAGCCTCAAGGACGTCCTCACGTTTGCCGCGCAGGAAGGGTACGATTGCGTGGAAGTCATGTGCTGGCCGGCCGGCAAGGCCGAGCGGCGCTACGCCGGCGTGACGCACATCGACGTCACGGCGTTCGGCAAAAAAGAGGCGAAAGCCGTCCAGCAGCTCGTCGCCGACACCGGCGTGACGATCAGTGGACTGGGCTATTACCCGAATCCGCTGTGTCCGGACGAGGACGAAGGCAGCGTCTATGCCGAACACATCAAGAAGGTGATCGATGCTTCGGCCCGTCTCGAGATCGGCGTGGCGAACACGTTCATCGGGCGGGACTGGACGAAGACGGTCGACGAAAACTGGCCGCGTTTCAAGAAGGTGTGGAAGCCCCTCATCAAACACGCCGAAAAACGGGGCGTGCGCGTCGCCATCGAAAACTGCCCGATGTCGTTCACCCGGGACGAATGGCCCGGCGGTAAAAACCTGGCCCACTCGCCGGCCATCTGGCGCCGTATGTTCGACGATATTTCGAGCGACTCCTTCGGGCTCAACTACGACCCGTCCCACATGATCTTGCAGCACATGGACTACCTGAAGCCCATGCGCGAGTTTGCCGGCAAGCTCTTTCACATCCATGCCAAGGACGCCCGCATCGATCGCCACCGGCTGGACGATGTGGGGGTTTTTGCGTTTCCGAACCAGTTTCATACCCCGAAACTGCCCGGTCTCGGCGACGTCGACTGGGGCCAATTCGTCGCCACCCTCGGCGATACCGGCTACCGCGGCGCCGTGTGTGTCGAGGTCGAAGACCGGGCCTTCGAGGGTTCGCTCGAGGCCCGCAAGGCGGCGCTGCGTCAGAGCCATGCCTACCTGCGTCAATTTATTCCGAAGTGGTGA
- a CDS encoding triple tyrosine motif-containing protein, whose amino-acid sequence MHVGAPRLMGQQRADWTEAGRLPLRYFDTTVFGASSATYSVTMDDRGLLYVGTQGGLLIHDGVNWELISIPGGNIVHRLAQGDDGTMYVGSYGQFGFMAADSAGMPAFYSLIDNVPPENRDFTYVKDVVPIGDSVYFLTLHYLFRWANDTMQVWRAEEAFQSMEAMGNRLVIMSRGGLWTLDEGEQLVPMALQGDALRDNFDLASDGPDHVLVVTMGSGLFRCAIDTESTSTCLRQPTDIDDLLLQGRPYTLKRLPDGDLAIGFDGRGLALLDSTYRIARLVDERDGLMNLEVMGIYPDSQGGLWLALYDGLARVEPRMTWTVFSRSEGLPSIITHVARWKGRLLATTMLGIYELVPGHGTVPARFEKISSEQFPFCMDLITTEAYALAACSGGLARIVAEPGKRASVSSVLDQDTYDRLLVDPVQPSVFYLTGEGTISQMRWNAGSAEVLHTEEISPLFFDIRADPEQPDSATTRLWATAHPDQLVRIDVPHDGSPWRVLRFDGETQFKARAEEIFFFNDTLRIATDAGLFRLQSPVADPPTFVLEDRIGARAVDFVGQTRDGATWIVVEDTTRLMRRDPEGGFALTVTGTTARSTTLPGAELYEDPDGALWLNHARGIARVVTAPSEGPPPAPSVLISKIRSSTVDSLLFDGTASRQAVLDIPYERGTLAFDYAAQVYDAPDKVRYRVWLEGFDAGWLKWTPETRKEYTGLSNGTYTFHVQARNQAGVVSDVASARITVRP is encoded by the coding sequence ATGCACGTCGGGGCGCCCCGGCTCATGGGGCAGCAGCGAGCAGACTGGACCGAAGCAGGGCGACTCCCGCTACGTTATTTCGACACGACGGTATTTGGCGCGTCTTCGGCGACCTATTCGGTGACGATGGACGACCGGGGCCTTCTCTATGTTGGCACCCAGGGCGGCTTACTGATCCACGACGGAGTGAACTGGGAACTGATTTCTATTCCCGGGGGCAACATTGTCCATCGCCTGGCCCAGGGGGATGACGGGACGATGTATGTCGGCAGCTACGGCCAGTTCGGCTTCATGGCCGCCGACTCCGCCGGCATGCCGGCTTTCTACTCCCTGATCGACAACGTCCCCCCCGAAAACAGGGATTTTACCTATGTAAAAGACGTTGTGCCGATTGGCGATAGCGTTTACTTCCTCACGCTGCACTACCTGTTTCGCTGGGCGAACGACACCATGCAGGTATGGCGTGCCGAAGAGGCCTTCCAGAGCATGGAGGCCATGGGCAACCGCCTCGTCATCATGTCGCGAGGCGGGCTCTGGACGCTGGACGAAGGGGAGCAACTGGTTCCTATGGCCTTGCAAGGCGATGCACTCAGGGACAATTTTGATCTTGCTTCCGATGGGCCGGATCATGTGCTGGTGGTAACCATGGGAAGCGGACTATTCCGGTGTGCCATTGATACCGAATCCACGTCTACATGCCTCAGGCAACCCACCGACATCGATGACCTGTTGCTACAGGGCCGTCCATACACCCTGAAACGATTACCCGATGGTGATCTGGCCATCGGCTTCGACGGCCGGGGCCTCGCGCTGCTGGATTCAACGTATCGGATAGCGCGGCTCGTCGACGAGCGGGATGGCCTCATGAATCTGGAGGTCATGGGCATCTATCCCGACAGCCAGGGTGGGCTCTGGCTTGCCCTGTACGATGGCCTCGCGCGCGTCGAGCCCCGCATGACGTGGACCGTTTTCAGCCGATCGGAAGGACTTCCGAGTATTATTACGCACGTCGCGCGTTGGAAAGGCCGGCTGTTAGCGACCACGATGCTCGGGATCTATGAGCTGGTACCCGGGCACGGCACCGTGCCGGCCCGATTCGAAAAAATCAGTAGCGAACAGTTCCCGTTCTGCATGGACCTGATCACCACCGAAGCCTATGCGCTGGCGGCATGCAGCGGTGGCCTCGCTCGGATTGTTGCCGAGCCGGGTAAACGGGCCTCGGTTTCCTCTGTGCTGGATCAGGATACCTACGACAGGCTGCTCGTCGATCCCGTACAGCCGTCAGTGTTTTATCTCACCGGAGAAGGAACGATTTCTCAAATGCGCTGGAACGCGGGATCTGCCGAAGTCCTTCACACCGAAGAGATATCTCCCCTTTTCTTCGATATACGGGCAGACCCCGAACAGCCGGATTCCGCCACGACGCGCCTCTGGGCGACGGCGCACCCCGATCAACTCGTTCGTATCGACGTTCCGCACGATGGATCTCCCTGGCGTGTGCTGCGCTTCGACGGGGAGACGCAATTCAAGGCGCGGGCGGAAGAGATCTTTTTTTTCAACGACACGCTGCGCATTGCGACCGATGCGGGGCTGTTCCGGCTTCAATCGCCGGTGGCCGACCCTCCGACGTTCGTTCTGGAGGATCGCATCGGAGCTCGTGCCGTCGATTTTGTCGGACAAACCCGTGACGGCGCAACATGGATCGTTGTCGAGGACACCACACGCCTTATGAGGCGCGACCCCGAGGGCGGTTTTGCCCTGACGGTAACAGGCACTACGGCCAGGAGCACTACGCTGCCCGGCGCGGAACTGTACGAAGACCCCGACGGCGCGCTGTGGTTGAATCATGCGCGTGGGATCGCGCGGGTCGTTACGGCCCCGTCTGAAGGCCCGCCACCGGCGCCGTCTGTGTTGATTTCGAAAATCAGGAGCAGCACCGTCGATTCCCTGCTGTTCGACGGCACCGCATCGAGGCAAGCCGTGCTTGACATCCCCTACGAACGGGGTACGCTCGCGTTTGATTACGCCGCGCAAGTCTACGATGCACCGGATAAGGTCCGGTATCGTGTCTGGCTCGAAGGCTTCGATGCCGGTTGGCTCAAATGGACCCCGGAGACCCGGAAAGAATATACCGGCTTGTCCAACGGGACGTACACCTTTCATGTGCAGGCGCGAAATCAGGCCGGCGTCGTGAGCGACGTGGCATCGGCTCGCATCACGGTGCGGCCGC
- a CDS encoding Gfo/Idh/MocA family oxidoreductase, which yields MKTIFLLFVLAGFVAGVYAQSGASFVRVGMIGLDTSHSTAFTKVLNDEAAEPDVAGFRVVAAYPKGSPDIESSVSRVPGYTEEMRAMGVEIVDSIERLLTMVDVVLLETNDGRPHYEQVLPVLKAGKPVFIDKPVAGTLADAIRIFDAAKQYGVPVFSSSSLRYSANAQAVRNGSVGKVLGAEAYSPATLEPTHPDLFWYGIHGVETLFTAMGVGCERVVRVSTRDTDVVVGTWADGRIGTFRGLRAGHKNYGGTAFGETGIQELGPYDGYRPLVVEIVRFFRTGAAPVTAEETLEIYTFMEAADESKRRGGVPVTMAEVYDRAKAEARR from the coding sequence ATGAAAACGATTTTCCTGCTCTTCGTCCTGGCCGGCTTCGTCGCCGGCGTCTACGCGCAATCGGGCGCCTCGTTTGTTCGTGTCGGGATGATCGGACTCGATACGTCGCACAGCACGGCGTTCACCAAAGTGCTCAACGATGAGGCGGCCGAGCCGGATGTCGCCGGCTTCCGCGTCGTGGCGGCGTATCCCAAGGGCAGTCCGGATATCGAGTCGAGCGTCAGCCGGGTGCCGGGATATACGGAGGAGATGCGCGCCATGGGCGTCGAGATCGTCGACTCGATCGAGCGGCTGCTGACGATGGTGGATGTCGTGCTGCTCGAGACCAACGACGGCCGGCCGCACTACGAACAGGTGCTCCCCGTGCTGAAAGCCGGCAAGCCGGTGTTTATCGATAAACCCGTGGCCGGCACGCTGGCGGATGCCATCCGGATTTTCGATGCGGCGAAACAGTACGGCGTGCCGGTGTTCTCGTCGTCATCGCTGCGCTACAGCGCCAACGCGCAGGCGGTGCGCAACGGGTCGGTGGGGAAGGTGCTGGGCGCGGAGGCGTACAGCCCGGCGACCCTGGAGCCGACGCATCCGGATCTGTTCTGGTACGGCATCCACGGCGTCGAAACCCTCTTTACGGCCATGGGCGTCGGGTGCGAGCGCGTGGTGCGGGTTTCGACCCGGGACACGGACGTCGTCGTCGGCACCTGGGCGGACGGACGCATCGGCACCTTCAGGGGGCTCCGCGCCGGCCACAAGAACTATGGCGGCACGGCCTTCGGCGAGACGGGCATCCAGGAGCTGGGACCCTACGACGGCTACCGGCCGCTGGTGGTGGAGATCGTGCGGTTCTTCCGCACCGGCGCCGCGCCCGTGACGGCCGAGGAGACCCTCGAAATCTACACGTTTATGGAAGCGGCCGACGAGAGCAAGCGGCGCGGCGGCGTCCCGGTTACGATGGCGGAGGTCTACGACAGGGCGAAGGCCGAGGCGCGCCGGTAG
- a CDS encoding SDR family oxidoreductase, which yields MPDHPYTVPNEMPPAPIHRVLTGQNALITGASKGLGAAIAIGFAQAGANVVVNYHSDEAGAREVAKQIEAAGQKALVFKADVGKEDQVIAMFEAMRETFGRIDIVVPNSGFQLNAPTDEMTLDQWQRVIDTNLTGQFLCAREAIRAFKRQGIDRSVSYAMGKIIHMSSVHDIIPWEGHVNYAAAKGGVMLLMKSIAQEVAHLRIRVNAISPGAIRTPMNVEKFTSHEIYEDQLLRLIPSKRIGEPEDIARATVWLASDESDYVHGTTLYIDGGMTLYPGFIGGG from the coding sequence ATGCCCGACCATCCCTACACCGTCCCCAACGAGATGCCTCCCGCCCCGATCCATCGGGTGCTGACCGGCCAGAATGCCCTCATCACCGGCGCCAGCAAGGGGCTGGGCGCGGCGATCGCCATAGGGTTCGCCCAGGCGGGGGCGAATGTCGTCGTCAACTACCACTCTGACGAGGCCGGCGCGCGCGAAGTGGCCAAGCAGATCGAGGCCGCCGGCCAGAAAGCCCTCGTCTTCAAAGCCGACGTGGGGAAAGAGGATCAGGTGATCGCCATGTTCGAGGCGATGCGGGAGACTTTCGGCCGCATCGACATCGTGGTCCCCAACTCGGGCTTCCAGCTCAACGCGCCGACGGACGAGATGACGCTCGACCAGTGGCAGCGGGTGATCGACACGAACCTGACTGGCCAGTTCCTCTGCGCCCGCGAAGCCATCCGGGCGTTCAAGCGCCAGGGCATCGACCGCAGCGTCTCGTACGCGATGGGCAAGATTATTCACATGAGTTCGGTGCACGACATCATACCGTGGGAAGGCCACGTCAACTACGCGGCCGCCAAAGGCGGGGTGATGCTGCTGATGAAAAGCATCGCGCAGGAAGTCGCCCACCTCCGGATCCGCGTGAACGCGATCTCGCCCGGCGCCATCCGCACCCCCATGAACGTCGAGAAGTTTACGTCACACGAGATCTACGAGGACCAGCTCCTGCGTCTGATCCCCTCCAAACGCATCGGAGAGCCCGAGGATATCGCCCGCGCGACGGTCTGGCTGGCCTCCGACGAGTCGGACTACGTGCACGGCACCACGCTCTACATCGACGGCGGGATGACGCTGTATCCGGGGTTTATCGGGGGAGGATAA
- a CDS encoding Gfo/Idh/MocA family oxidoreductase has translation MYDIGVAVVGTGFIGPVHAEALTRLGVRVTGILGSTPAKSRSACDALGLKTAYGSFEEVLRDDAVQSIHLAVPNVLHYDMASRALAAGKHVMCEKPLAMTAKESAKLVEQAAASGLAAGVCYNIRFYPLNLEARARIESGACGDVISVVGHYVQDWLLYDTDYNWRVLADQGGALRAVSDIGTHWMDLVSSVARLEVEAVFADLKTVHPVRKRPKGEIATFTGKMSAQMETEPVEITTDDCGAVLLRFKQGGRGVLWVSQVTAGRKNSLRYEISGTKGALGWSSETPNELWVGHRNQPNETLIKDPALMNDLVRPFANYPGGHNEGFPDTFKQCFRAFYDAIRDGIPAEKALYPTFADGHKEIVICDAIVQSNREQRWVSV, from the coding sequence ATGTATGATATCGGTGTCGCCGTCGTCGGCACGGGGTTCATCGGGCCCGTTCATGCCGAGGCCCTGACGCGGCTTGGCGTCCGTGTCACGGGCATCCTGGGCAGCACGCCGGCTAAATCCAGATCGGCCTGCGATGCGCTCGGGCTAAAAACCGCGTATGGTTCTTTCGAGGAGGTGTTGCGCGACGATGCGGTGCAATCCATCCATCTCGCCGTCCCCAACGTGCTCCACTATGACATGGCGAGCCGCGCGCTGGCCGCCGGCAAACACGTCATGTGCGAGAAGCCGCTGGCGATGACGGCGAAGGAGTCGGCGAAGCTCGTCGAGCAGGCCGCCGCCTCGGGGCTGGCCGCCGGCGTGTGCTACAACATCCGCTTCTACCCGCTGAACCTCGAAGCCCGCGCACGCATCGAGTCCGGCGCCTGCGGGGACGTGATCTCCGTGGTGGGGCACTACGTGCAGGACTGGCTCCTCTACGACACCGACTACAACTGGCGGGTCCTGGCCGACCAGGGCGGGGCGCTTCGCGCGGTGTCGGACATCGGGACGCACTGGATGGACCTCGTGTCGTCCGTCGCCCGGTTGGAGGTCGAGGCCGTCTTCGCCGACCTGAAGACCGTGCATCCGGTGCGCAAGCGGCCGAAAGGCGAGATCGCCACCTTTACGGGCAAGATGAGCGCCCAGATGGAAACGGAGCCCGTGGAGATCACGACCGACGACTGCGGCGCGGTGCTGCTGCGGTTCAAGCAGGGCGGGCGCGGCGTGTTGTGGGTCTCGCAGGTGACCGCCGGCCGGAAAAACAGCCTCCGATACGAAATTTCCGGGACCAAAGGCGCCCTCGGCTGGAGCAGCGAAACCCCGAACGAACTGTGGGTCGGCCACCGCAACCAGCCCAATGAAACCCTCATCAAGGACCCGGCCCTGATGAACGACCTCGTCCGTCCGTTCGCCAACTATCCCGGCGGTCACAACGAGGGCTTTCCTGACACCTTCAAGCAGTGCTTCCGGGCCTTCTACGATGCCATCCGCGACGGCATCCCCGCCGAAAAAGCCCTGTACCCCACCTTTGCCGACGGCCATAAGGAGATCGTTATTTGCGACGCCATCGTACAGAGCAACCGCGAACAGCGTTGGGTGAGCGTCTGA
- a CDS encoding SDR family oxidoreductase, with the protein MDKQHIMQQFDLDGKVAVITGAGGALCGTLARSLAAVGVKVAVLDINLDQARRVSDDIERAGGDAAPFACDVMNEEQLHICRERIETLWGTPHILINGAGGNDPRGTTTEEFLELDEIDKEGITGFFDLEYAGFQFVFGLNFMGTFLPTKVFAKSMVKAGRGSIVNISSMSALAPLTKVSAYSAAKAAVANFTRWLSVHFAHTGVRVNALAPGFFMTEQLRFLHIDQETGEYTPRAQKVLAHTPMGRYGEPEELVGTVIYLLSDASRFVTGNVVPIDGGFSSYSI; encoded by the coding sequence ATGGACAAACAACACATCATGCAGCAGTTCGACCTCGACGGCAAGGTGGCGGTCATCACCGGGGCCGGCGGCGCGCTGTGCGGCACGCTGGCGCGGTCGCTGGCGGCCGTGGGGGTCAAGGTGGCCGTGCTGGACATCAACCTCGATCAGGCGAGGCGGGTATCGGACGATATCGAGCGGGCCGGCGGCGACGCGGCCCCGTTCGCCTGCGACGTCATGAACGAGGAGCAACTGCATATCTGCCGCGAGCGCATCGAGACGCTGTGGGGAACGCCCCACATCCTGATCAACGGCGCCGGCGGCAACGACCCGCGGGGAACGACGACGGAGGAATTTCTGGAGCTGGATGAAATCGACAAGGAGGGCATCACCGGATTCTTCGATCTCGAATACGCCGGCTTCCAGTTCGTTTTCGGGCTCAATTTTATGGGGACGTTCCTGCCCACCAAGGTCTTCGCGAAAAGCATGGTGAAGGCCGGCCGGGGCTCCATCGTGAACATCTCCTCGATGAGCGCCCTCGCGCCGCTCACCAAGGTGTCGGCCTACTCCGCCGCCAAGGCCGCCGTCGCCAACTTCACCCGCTGGCTCTCCGTCCACTTCGCCCACACGGGCGTCCGCGTCAACGCCCTGGCGCCGGGGTTCTTCATGACCGAGCAGCTCCGCTTCCTCCACATCGACCAGGAGACCGGCGAATACACGCCCCGCGCGCAAAAGGTGCTCGCGCATACCCCGATGGGCCGCTACGGCGAACCCGAAGAACTCGTCGGCACCGTCATCTACCTCCTCTCCGACGCCTCCCGCTTCGTGACCGGCAACGTCGTCCCGATCGACGGCGGGTTCTCCTCGTACTCGATCTGA
- a CDS encoding DUF4097 family beta strand repeat-containing protein, producing MTIIGYLVLGLLFVAGPLSPRDAASVREGKDITDTVKETFKVRPGGTLYLELDYGNIEVVTSSGDRVVVELERTVRVNDEDEARELLERYHEYSIEQDGGDVTVVSKYQGRGSRWGGNNKNNLKIRVKVEVPFDYNVDFESGAGNVAVTRLEGDVSGKTGAGNIDMERVMGAVDITTGAGNINIEGGSSQVEVNTGAGNVELRDVEGSVRANTGAGNITAYIVRQPEDDSRLETGAGNVTVYLDNGAGVYVDAVASMGSASCDFSLEVKGKWMTKSFEGEINGGGPDLFMRAGVGNVSLRRR from the coding sequence ATGACCATCATCGGATACCTCGTTCTCGGTCTTCTTTTCGTGGCCGGCCCGCTGTCGCCCCGCGACGCGGCGTCTGTCCGTGAAGGAAAGGACATCACCGATACCGTCAAGGAGACCTTCAAGGTGCGCCCGGGCGGTACGCTCTACCTCGAGCTGGACTATGGCAACATCGAGGTTGTGACCAGTTCGGGGGATCGCGTCGTTGTGGAGTTGGAGCGCACGGTGCGGGTGAACGATGAAGACGAGGCGCGTGAGCTGCTCGAGCGGTATCACGAGTATTCGATCGAACAGGATGGGGGCGATGTGACCGTCGTCTCTAAATATCAGGGGCGGGGCTCCCGCTGGGGCGGCAACAACAAGAATAACCTCAAGATCCGCGTCAAGGTGGAGGTGCCGTTCGATTATAACGTCGATTTCGAGTCGGGCGCCGGCAATGTCGCCGTGACGCGTCTCGAAGGTGATGTGTCGGGTAAGACGGGCGCCGGCAACATCGACATGGAGCGGGTGATGGGTGCGGTGGACATCACGACGGGTGCCGGAAACATCAATATCGAGGGTGGAAGCAGCCAGGTTGAGGTTAATACGGGTGCAGGCAACGTCGAATTGCGCGATGTCGAAGGATCGGTGCGCGCCAACACCGGGGCCGGCAACATCACGGCCTACATCGTTCGCCAGCCGGAAGACGATTCGCGGCTCGAAACGGGCGCGGGGAATGTGACGGTTTATCTCGACAACGGCGCGGGCGTGTATGTCGATGCCGTCGCGAGCATGGGCTCGGCCAGTTGCGATTTCTCGCTCGAGGTGAAAGGCAAATGGATGACGAAGTCGTTCGAAGGCGAGATCAACGGCGGCGGCCCGGACCTCTTCATGCGCGCCGGCGTGGGCAATGTGTCGCTGCGGCGACGGTAG
- a CDS encoding DUF3500 domain-containing protein, with translation MKISLVPIAALAAALFVAPAGFGQALPASPETAPAMREAAVQLLATLDASQRERASFPFADAERENWFFVPIPGQRKGLPIKEMTADQRKAAQALLRSALSHPGYLRATGVRVLEGILGQIENNPVYRDPELYYVTLFGDPAGAAPWGWRFEGHHLSLNFSSVSGAVAITPAFFGSNPAQVLEGPFAGFRLHADEEDLARALLESLATDQRALAIIDAVAPRDIISGNKRDASLERFEGIPLTRLNAEQRAMLWRLIEIYAGNARADEAAHTMERFRSAPADSLFFAWAGSGAVGDPHYYRIHTPTMLIEYDNTQNDGNHVHSVLRDLTNDFAGDLLRRHYEQANH, from the coding sequence GTGAAAATCTCCCTCGTACCGATAGCGGCGCTGGCCGCCGCCCTGTTCGTCGCGCCGGCCGGCTTCGGGCAGGCGCTGCCGGCATCCCCGGAAACCGCCCCGGCGATGCGCGAGGCCGCCGTGCAGCTGCTCGCGACGCTGGATGCGAGCCAGCGTGAGCGCGCATCGTTCCCCTTCGCCGATGCCGAACGGGAGAACTGGTTCTTCGTCCCCATCCCGGGGCAGCGCAAGGGGTTGCCCATCAAGGAGATGACCGCGGATCAGCGGAAAGCGGCGCAAGCGCTGCTGCGGAGCGCCCTGAGCCATCCCGGCTACCTCCGCGCCACCGGCGTGCGCGTCCTGGAGGGGATTCTCGGCCAGATCGAAAACAACCCGGTCTATCGCGATCCCGAGCTGTATTACGTCACCCTCTTCGGCGATCCCGCGGGGGCCGCGCCGTGGGGATGGCGTTTCGAGGGCCATCATCTGTCGCTCAACTTTTCCTCGGTATCCGGCGCCGTGGCGATCACGCCGGCCTTTTTCGGATCCAACCCCGCGCAGGTCCTCGAAGGCCCCTTCGCCGGCTTCCGGCTCCACGCCGATGAGGAAGACCTGGCGCGCGCCCTGCTCGAGTCGCTCGCGACCGACCAGCGCGCGCTGGCGATCATCGACGCCGTGGCGCCGCGCGACATCATTTCGGGCAACAAACGCGACGCCTCGCTCGAACGCTTCGAGGGCATCCCCCTCACCCGCCTGAACGCCGAGCAGCGCGCCATGCTCTGGCGGCTGATCGAGATCTACGCCGGCAACGCGCGCGCCGACGAGGCCGCACACACCATGGAACGCTTCCGGTCCGCCCCGGCCGACAGCCTGTTTTTCGCCTGGGCCGGCTCCGGCGCGGTCGGCGATCCGCATTATTACCGGATCCATACGCCGACCATGCTGATTGAATACGACAACACGCAGAACGACGGCAACCACGTGCACAGCGTGCTCCGCGACCTCACGAACGACTTCGCCGGCGACCTGCTGCGCCGGCATTACGAACAGGCCAACCACTGA